The sequence below is a genomic window from Massilia oculi.
CTTCCTCGACAGGGTCTTCATGCCAGCACAGAATGTTCCATCCGATCGCCGCTGCCTGCGGGCCGTCGCCTGCGCGCTGCTGCTGGCGCTGTCCATGCCCCTGACGGCCGCGCCCGCGCCGACCTGGCAGCGCGCCAAATTCGACTACGTCGCCCAGCGCCAGGATCTGCGCCAGGTGCTGCGCGACTTCGCCCGCGCGATGCGCGTCCAGCTCGACCTGGCCGACGAAGTCGAAGGCAGCGTCACGGGCAGTTTCGACATGGCCCCGGGGGTGCTGCTCGACATGCTGGGTTCCTTCCACCAGTTCGTCTGGCACTACGACGGCGCCGTGCTGTATATCAGCTCGTCGAAGCCGGGGGCGCCGAAGATGCGCCTGCGTCCCAAGCCGGCCGAGGTCGCGCAGGCTGCGACGGCGGCGGCTCCCGCGACCCCGACCGCGACCGCCGCGGCGCCCAAACCTATCCCGAGCTGGACCGTCAAGCTCGAAGACGGCACGCTCAGCAAGACCTTCGCGCGCTGGGCGCGCGAGGCCGGCTGGCAGCTGCTGTGGGAAATGCCGGTCGACTTCCGGATCGATGCCAACACCCGCGTCGAGGGCGAATTCGAGCAGGCCGTGACGGCCGTCGCCGACAGCCTGGCCGGCGCCGAAACGCCCATGCAGGTCGTCTTGTACCGGGGCAACCATGTGATCCGTGTGACTTCGAAAGGAAACCAGTGATGTCCCCTTCCCTGCCTGTCAAACCGTTCCTGGTCGTGGCGCTGGCCGCCGCGCTGGCCGCCTGCAGCGGCCTGCCGGGCGATGTCGCCAAACGCATCGACGCCGGCGAGCGCCAGGCTGCGCGGATGGTGCGCGACGTCGGCCAGGTCGAGGCGCGCGGCCGCAGCGTGTCCTCGGTAGTCAGCGAGAACGGGATGTGGATCGGCCGCAGCACGGTCAAGCGCGACCTTGCCGCGCTGCCGCCGCTGTTCGACCAGAACGCGACCTTCGACCGCAGCGTGGCCTCGCTGTCCGAATTCGCCGAGCGCATTACCGTGCGCGCCGGGATCCCGGTGCGCGTCAGCGCCGATGCGCTGGCAGCGGGCGCGCGCGGCGCCGGGGTCGCCACCGGGGCCGCCACCGTTCCCGCCGCCCCCAACGCGGCGACAGGCGGCGCTCCGACGCACATCGTCTATGCCAGCGGCAGCCTGCGCGGCCTGCTCGACACCGCCGCCGCCCGTTTCGGCGTGTCCTGGAAGTATGCGGATGGCGCCATCCTGTTCTTTCACCACGATACCCGCACCTTCCAGATCAATGCGATTCCGGGCGACGCGTCCCTGAACGCAAGCGTGAGCAGCAATGCGAGTAACGAAGGCGGCGCGGGTGGCGGCGGTGGTGGCGCCGCGGGCGGCAGCGGTGGTGGCGGCGGTAGCGGTGGCGGCGTCAGCTCGGCGAATGTGCAGAACACCGCCGTCAAATCGGAGCTGTCGGTGTTCGGCAGCCTCGAAAAAACGGTCGCCATCATGCTCTCTGCCGGCGGCAAGGTGCTGGCTTCGCCCGCCACCGGCACCCTGACCGTGACCGACACCCCTGCCTCGCTCGAACGCATCGGTGCCTTCATCGAGGCCCAGAACAAGGCGCTCGGCCGCCAGGTCATGATCAATGTGACGGTGCTGGCGGTCACCCTGAACCAGGGCGACAACTACGGCATCAAATGGGACCTGCTGTACGAGACGCTCGAAAACCGCTACCAGATCACCAACAACCTGGCGCCAAGCGGCGGCAGCAGTTTCACGGCTGGCATCCTGAGTGGCGCCAGCCGCTGGGCCGGCAGCGAGGTCATGATCGACGCGCTGTCCGACCAGGGCCAGGTGCGGCGCGAAACCACCGCTTCGGTGGTCACCCTGAACAACCAGCCGGTGCCGATCCAGGTCGCCAAGCAGACCGCCTATCTGAAGTCGTCGCAGACCACGCTGACGGCGGACGTCGGCAGCTCCACCTCGCTCACGCCCGGCACCGTCACTTCGGGCTTCAATATGTCGATCCTGCCGCACCTGCTGGACAACGGCACCGTGATGCTGCAGTTCTCGACGGATATCTCGTCGCTGGTGCGCCTGAACACGGTGTCGAGCGGCGGCGACAACGCCGCCATCATCCAGACGCCGGAAGTCGATACCCGCAATTTCCTGCAGCGGGTCGCCATGAAATCGAACGAGACCCTGATCATCAGCGGCTTTGAGCAGACCGACGACAACCTCGATCGCAACGGCGTCGGCCACCCGTCCAACTTCCTGCTCGGGGGCGGCGTCAAGGCGCGCGCCGGCAAGGAAATCATCGTGATCCTGGTCACCCCCGTGGCCATGGCCGGCGCCTGAGACGAGAGCTGACATGAGCATCCACGCCATCGCCATCGGCCGCCACAAGCTGGTGTGCGGCCTGTTCTGGCAATCGCTGTCGCGCCCGCGCGAGCTGGCGGCGGAAGCGCGCGCACTGGCGCTCAAGATCGACGCCGATCTGCTGGTGCTGCGCAAGGACCACACGATGGCGCAGGCAGGCTATGCCCACACCCGCGACGGCGCACGGCGCGGCCAGGCCTCCTTCGCCTGCGTGGCGGCGGCGCGCCTGGCCCAGGACGCGGGATTCTGCAACGGCCAGCGGCAGGCGCCGCACAACTGGCTCGGCGCGTTCCGGCTGCCGGACGGGATGTGGGCCTATCTGGCCGTGCGCGACGCCAACTTCCTGCCCGGCGGCGATTTCGCCGGCACCCGCGAACAAGTGCTCGAACGCCTGCACGGCGACTATGCGCTCGGCGGCTGGAACCGCGTGACAGGCGACCCCGGGCTCGCCCAGTACGGCTTTCACGACTTCCTCCCGGTCGACATCGATGCGCTGCTGGCCGGCGACGCGAAGGTCCGCTGGGCACGCCTCGACACGGTGGGCCGGCCCGCGCAGCGGCGCGCCTGGCTGCTCGGCGCCGGCGCGACGCTGGCCGCGCTGGTGACGGCAGCCACGCTGTACCAGCGTCACAGCGCCCAGCAGTTGCGCGACATGCAGCAGCGCGCCATGGAGGCAGTGCTACACGAGGCGCCGCCACCGGCGCCGCCGCCCCCTCCACCCTGGCACGCGCAGGCGCCGGCCGACGACCTGGTGCGGCGCTGCCTCGCACGGCTGCGCCACCTGGCGCCGGGCGGCTGGCCGCTCGAACAATTCCAGTGCGGACCAGGCGACGCCACGCACAGCTGGCGGCGCGGCGAATCGCATCTCGGCCTGCTGCTGGCGGCGCTGCCGCAGGCCCAGGTCGATGCCAGCGGCGAACGCGCCGTCCTGTCCGAAGCGCTCGAGGCCGGCGCCACCCGCGCCGAGGAACTGGCGTCCGGGATCGAAGGCCGCCGCATGCTGCAGGAATTGTGGCAACGGCTCGGCCTGACCGGCCAGGTCGCCGAACGTCCGCTGCCACCCGCGCCCCCCGGTCCCGACGGCGCCGTGCCGCCACCACCGGGATGGACCACCTATTCGGTCAGCGTCGCGCTCGACCGCCTGGCGCCGCAGGCCTTGCCGGCGATGCTGCAAATGCCCGGACTGCGGCTCGAAAAAATCACCTACCGTTCCGGAATCTGGTCTCTCGAAGGAGTGCTGTATGCGAAATGACTACCCAACCCGCGCCGCCGTCCTGGGCGCCCTGTTCGCAGCGTCGCTGACGGCCATCGCCGCCGAGCCGGCGAACGAAGCCGCGGGCGCGCGCTCGACCGCCGACAGCCTGGCCAGGATCGAAAACGAAACCCTGCTGCTCAAGGCCGAGGAGCGCCAGATGGCGGTTCGGCTGCAACTGGCGGCCCAGCGCAACGACCTGGCCCAGCGCCATCTGCAGACACGCCAACTGGAGCGCCCCGCGCGGGCCGGCGACCCGACCGTGGTCGCGGTCGAGGGCATCGGCCACCGGATGCACGCCACCCTGATGATGGAGAACGGCAGCCAGATGGACGCGGCGATCGGCGAAGTGCTGCCGAACGGGATGACGGTGCTGTCGGTGCGCGCCGGCGAAGTGGTGGTGGGCCGCGGGCGCAAGGAACGCATTCGCCTGGCCCATGCGCCGGCTGCGAGCGCCGCCGGACCGGCCGCTGCCGGCGTCACCGCCCCGGCGCGCCTGCCATGGACGCTGTCGGCACTGCCGCCACCGGTGGCGGTGGCGGCCGTCCCTGGAGGACAGCCATGAAACCCGCCGGCACGCGTCCGGGCGCGGCGTCCGAGAGCGCCGAAGTAGCCGATGTGATCAGCCGCAGCGGCAAGCTGATGGCCAGCGACGAGGAAAGAAAGCTCCTGTGCCTGCTGTCCGACGGCCGCCTGCTGGTCGCCGCCGGCCAGGAGCTCAATCCCCATGTGCAGTCCTACCAGGCGCGCCTGCGCCGCATGGAACAGCCCTTCCTGACGGTGGCCAGCTCGATCGAGGACATCTGCCGCGCCTACCAGTCTGGCAGCGGCGGCGCCCCCCGCGCCACCAGGAACACTCGCTGATGCAGGTCACGGCCAAGGACCTGCTGACGCGGGCCTGCCGCGAACGCGCGTCGGACGTGCACATCCGCGTCAACCGTCTCAGCACCGAATTCCACTTCCGCATCCACAACGATCTGGTGCATGTAGGCAGCCAGACCCGCGAATACGGCGAGCGCCTGCTGGCGACGCTGTACGGCGCCATGACTGCGGTCTCGGACAGCAGCTACAAGCCGACCGAGCGTCAGGATGCCAGCATCGGCGACCGCGACAAGCTGCCACCCATGCTCGATGGGGTGAGGATCGCCACCGCCCCCACCGCCGAAGGCAATCTGATGGTGCTGCGCCTGCTGTACAACGATGCCGGCGACGACATCGACCTGCTGCCGCTGGGCTTCAGCCCGGCCCACGCTGCGGCCATCGCCATCCTCAAGAACCAGCCGATCGGCATGAACATCATCAGCGGCCCCACCGGCTCGGGCAAGTCGACCACGCTGCAGCGCGTGCTGACCGGTGAGATCATCGAATCGGGCGGCAGCATCCACGCCCTCACGGTCGAAGATCCGATCGAGTACCCGATCCCGGGCGCGGTGCAGACTGCGGTCACGAACGCCGCCGACGAGAACGAGCGCAGCCGCCTGTTCGCGGCTGCCATCGCCAACGCCCTGCGGCTCGACCCCGACACCATCATGATCGGCGAAGTGCGCGACGGCGCCTCGGCGCGCAGCGCGCTGCGCGCGGCCATGACCGGCCACCAGGTCTGGAGCACGGTGCATGCCAACAGCGCGATCGCGATCGTCGACCGCCTGGTCGACCTGGGACTGCCGATCGGCATGGTAGCCGACCACACCGTCGTGAGTGGCTTGATCAGCCAGCGACTCGTCAAGCTACTGTGCCCGCACTGCAAGCAGCCGCTGGCCGCCCGCAGCCACCTGTTCGAGCCGGCGCTGCTGGCGCGCCTGCATGGCGCCCTCGGTCCGAACCTGGACGGCGTGTGCGTGTCCGGCGACGGCTGCCAGCACTGCCATGGCCGCGCCACCTCGGGACGCAGCGTGCTGGCCGAAGTGATTCTGCCCGACGACCGCTTCTGCGAGCTGCTGCGCGGCGGCGACAAGCGTGGCGCGCTGGCCTACTGGCGCACCGAACTCGATGGCCGCACGCTGGTCGAACACGCGATCGACAAGGTCGCGGCCGGCCTGGTCGATCCGCGCACTGCAGAGAAGACGGTCGGTCTGCTGGTCACGGAAGGCCGGCCACTGGCCGCGTGGCGCGACCTGGCGGCCGGCATGACGGCCGCCGGAGGGGAGCGTATCCATGCCCATTGATATCGAACGCGCGTTCGCGCGCCTGCAGTTCGGAGACGTGCCGCGCCTGCGCTTCTACCGCAAGGTGGCCAAGATGCTCGGCAACGGCCTGCCGCTGCTCAGGATCATCGACGAGTTGCGCGAACGCGCGGCGGCGCGCGGCGGAAAGCGCGACGCCATGGTCATCATCTGCGACGACTGCCGCCGCATGCTGCAGAACGGCCGCATGCTGTCCGAGGCGCTGCAGCCGTGGATTCCGCAGAACGAGCAGATGATCATCCTGGCCGGGGAACAATCGGGCCGCCTCGAACACACACTCTACGTGCTGATCGAAGTGGCCCAGGCCGGCAAGAAGATCCGGCGCGTGGTGGTCGGCGGCCTGGCCTATCCGGCCGCGCTGTTCGGACTGACGCTGGCCTATGTGTACGTGTTCGGCACCCAGGTGGTGCCGCAGTTCGCGATGCTGGTCGATCCCGCCAAATGGCAGGGGGTGGCGGCGTCGCTGTACTGGATGTCGCAGGCGGTGCGGCACTGGACGCTGCCGGTGCTGGCCGGGCTGGGCGCGCTCG
It includes:
- a CDS encoding type II secretion system F family protein, with product MPIDIERAFARLQFGDVPRLRFYRKVAKMLGNGLPLLRIIDELRERAAARGGKRDAMVIICDDCRRMLQNGRMLSEALQPWIPQNEQMIILAGEQSGRLEHTLYVLIEVAQAGKKIRRVVVGGLAYPAALFGLTLAYVYVFGTQVVPQFAMLVDPAKWQGVAASLYWMSQAVRHWTLPVLAGLGALAALVVFSLPRWRGSLRALADRVAPWSIYRLLAGGSFLLAFSALQGAGISVEKSLMRLSDAASPWLRERLDGALLGVKSGLNCGEALRNAGYGFPSQEVIDDLCVYADYKGFTEALAMLAQEWMEEGVEAIAGQMKVLNGLAILTLSLVMGWLVTGFFGLQQEITALTRAVH
- a CDS encoding toxin co-regulated pilus biosynthesis Q family protein, which gives rise to MPAQNVPSDRRCLRAVACALLLALSMPLTAAPAPTWQRAKFDYVAQRQDLRQVLRDFARAMRVQLDLADEVEGSVTGSFDMAPGVLLDMLGSFHQFVWHYDGAVLYISSSKPGAPKMRLRPKPAEVAQAATAAAPATPTATAAAPKPIPSWTVKLEDGTLSKTFARWAREAGWQLLWEMPVDFRIDANTRVEGEFEQAVTAVADSLAGAETPMQVVLYRGNHVIRVTSKGNQ
- the pilO2 gene encoding type 4b pilus protein PilO2: MSIHAIAIGRHKLVCGLFWQSLSRPRELAAEARALALKIDADLLVLRKDHTMAQAGYAHTRDGARRGQASFACVAAARLAQDAGFCNGQRQAPHNWLGAFRLPDGMWAYLAVRDANFLPGGDFAGTREQVLERLHGDYALGGWNRVTGDPGLAQYGFHDFLPVDIDALLAGDAKVRWARLDTVGRPAQRRAWLLGAGATLAALVTAATLYQRHSAQQLRDMQQRAMEAVLHEAPPPAPPPPPPWHAQAPADDLVRRCLARLRHLAPGGWPLEQFQCGPGDATHSWRRGESHLGLLLAALPQAQVDASGERAVLSEALEAGATRAEELASGIEGRRMLQELWQRLGLTGQVAERPLPPAPPGPDGAVPPPPGWTTYSVSVALDRLAPQALPAMLQMPGLRLEKITYRSGIWSLEGVLYAK
- a CDS encoding PilN family type IVB pilus formation outer membrane protein — protein: MSPSLPVKPFLVVALAAALAACSGLPGDVAKRIDAGERQAARMVRDVGQVEARGRSVSSVVSENGMWIGRSTVKRDLAALPPLFDQNATFDRSVASLSEFAERITVRAGIPVRVSADALAAGARGAGVATGAATVPAAPNAATGGAPTHIVYASGSLRGLLDTAAARFGVSWKYADGAILFFHHDTRTFQINAIPGDASLNASVSSNASNEGGAGGGGGGAAGGSGGGGGSGGGVSSANVQNTAVKSELSVFGSLEKTVAIMLSAGGKVLASPATGTLTVTDTPASLERIGAFIEAQNKALGRQVMINVTVLAVTLNQGDNYGIKWDLLYETLENRYQITNNLAPSGGSSFTAGILSGASRWAGSEVMIDALSDQGQVRRETTASVVTLNNQPVPIQVAKQTAYLKSSQTTLTADVGSSTSLTPGTVTSGFNMSILPHLLDNGTVMLQFSTDISSLVRLNTVSSGGDNAAIIQTPEVDTRNFLQRVAMKSNETLIISGFEQTDDNLDRNGVGHPSNFLLGGGVKARAGKEIIVILVTPVAMAGA
- the pilP gene encoding type IV pilus biogenesis protein PilP — encoded protein: MRNDYPTRAAVLGALFAASLTAIAAEPANEAAGARSTADSLARIENETLLLKAEERQMAVRLQLAAQRNDLAQRHLQTRQLERPARAGDPTVVAVEGIGHRMHATLMMENGSQMDAAIGEVLPNGMTVLSVRAGEVVVGRGRKERIRLAHAPAASAAGPAAAGVTAPARLPWTLSALPPPVAVAAVPGGQP